From Calothrix sp. PCC 6303, a single genomic window includes:
- a CDS encoding MlaE family ABC transporter permease — MAPKQSPSKSGIIAHLKATLLLFGQVMLHLCQGKIYHRIVLEQMFKAGPLSISPVLLVNLFAGMIFTIQTARELAKFGAVDQVGGAFALAFCRELAPILTASIMAGQVGSAFTAELGAMRISEQIDALYMLKTDPIDYLILPRVISCSVMMPILTIFALVIGVCGGVFAGAQLYRLEPEVFLGSVQEFLSINDLLVVLLKALVFGIMVAVNCCSWGLNASGGVRGVGEATTAAVVTSWVAIFILDLLISLSLFETPVL; from the coding sequence TTGGCACCAAAACAATCTCCCTCAAAATCTGGTATTATCGCCCATCTCAAAGCAACATTACTGCTTTTCGGTCAGGTAATGCTGCATCTATGTCAAGGCAAAATCTACCATCGCATCGTTTTGGAACAAATGTTCAAAGCTGGACCTCTTTCTATTTCACCAGTTTTGCTAGTTAACTTATTTGCGGGGATGATTTTTACTATCCAAACAGCCCGTGAATTAGCAAAATTTGGTGCAGTAGATCAGGTGGGAGGTGCCTTTGCCTTAGCTTTTTGCCGCGAACTTGCACCAATCCTCACAGCTAGCATCATGGCAGGACAAGTGGGTTCAGCTTTTACCGCAGAATTGGGGGCAATGCGAATTTCTGAGCAAATTGATGCACTGTATATGCTCAAAACTGACCCCATTGACTATCTAATTTTGCCACGAGTCATCAGTTGCTCTGTGATGATGCCTATTTTAACGATTTTTGCCTTAGTTATAGGTGTCTGCGGAGGAGTATTTGCTGGTGCACAACTATATCGTTTGGAACCGGAGGTATTTTTGGGATCAGTTCAAGAGTTTCTCAGCATCAACGATTTGCTGGTGGTATTACTCAAAGCTTTAGTGTTTGGCATCATGGTAGCCGTTAATTGCTGTAGTTGGGGGTTAAATGCTTCGGGGGGTGTTAGGGGTGTGGGAGAAGCTACAACAGCAGCAGTGGTGACAAGTTGGGTGGCAATTTTTATTCTTGATTTATTGATTTCTTTGTCTTTGTTTGAAACGCCGGTACTTTAA
- a CDS encoding class I SAM-dependent methyltransferase: MATILRDLSYRYQWLYNGISRLAALSVGGESKFRQLALQDLTLCSDTKILDLCCGSGQATHFLAKYSQQVTGLDASPLSLKRAKNNVPQASYIEAFAEDTNLPDSTFDVVHTSAALHEMQPQQLQKILKEVYRILKPGGIFTLVDFHKPSNPLFVPGLSVFFWLFETETAWELIKTNLPELLKTNGLQIKSQKFYAGGSLQVIQATKPS; encoded by the coding sequence GTGGCAACAATATTGCGCGATTTAAGTTATCGCTATCAATGGCTTTACAACGGTATATCTCGCTTGGCGGCTTTGAGCGTTGGTGGCGAATCTAAATTTCGACAACTTGCTTTGCAAGACTTAACACTTTGCTCAGATACAAAGATTTTAGATTTATGTTGTGGCAGTGGTCAAGCAACCCATTTTTTAGCTAAATATTCCCAACAAGTTACAGGACTCGACGCTTCTCCACTTTCTTTAAAAAGAGCCAAAAACAACGTGCCCCAAGCAAGCTATATAGAAGCATTTGCCGAAGATACTAACTTACCTGATAGTACATTCGACGTTGTTCATACTAGCGCGGCACTCCATGAAATGCAACCCCAACAATTGCAAAAAATTCTTAAAGAAGTATACCGAATCCTCAAACCGGGGGGAATATTTACCCTAGTAGATTTCCATAAACCCAGTAATCCCTTGTTTGTTCCGGGTTTATCGGTATTTTTCTGGCTATTTGAAACCGAAACCGCTTGGGAATTGATTAAAACCAACTTGCCAGAATTATTAAAAACAAACGGTTTGCAAATTAAATCTCAAAAGTTTTATGCTGGTGGCAGCTTACAAGTAATACAAGCAACCAAGCCAAGCTAG